One genomic window of Microbacterium sp. BH-3-3-3 includes the following:
- a CDS encoding recombinase family protein — protein sequence MSLMTTCAIYARQSMDRATGIDRQLARCRALAASRGWEVVAEFEDNAVSAFKSRGAGTAWSRLLASSAEVIVSVNLDRLLRGQADLLTIIAAGKTVATVEGDLDLTTADGRFRAELLTSLATFEVNRKRERQLRSNESRVAGGLPVPGKRRFGFEPGNVIERTAEADALRKAYRDLLDGRSVRSIAAEWGRQPVRVRTILSNPSNAGWVVRGGERFEAAPEVARIIDRETWQAARDLLTDEARRVSAGPARKHLLSGIARCECGAKMHSASRYYRCSRDADHALIRREEVEDEARTWLFFSILNDRSAERVGAPAPLAARLSELEDERTRWTAVAALPGADLAQVTKELSRIAQEAETASTELGRARVDSATADLIERAEASLTSIQPHAEGLEVNAAPFFEFFDGLELDQQRTLIETRLTITVRAGRGDDRVTVHKRAE from the coding sequence ATGTCACTTATGACAACATGCGCGATATACGCCCGTCAGAGCATGGACAGGGCTACGGGCATTGACCGCCAGCTGGCCAGGTGCCGTGCTCTCGCTGCCTCACGGGGCTGGGAGGTGGTGGCTGAGTTCGAGGACAACGCCGTCAGCGCGTTCAAGTCGCGCGGCGCTGGGACGGCATGGTCACGCCTACTGGCGTCCAGCGCCGAGGTCATCGTGAGCGTGAACCTCGACCGCCTCTTGCGAGGACAGGCGGACCTCCTGACCATCATCGCGGCGGGCAAGACGGTTGCCACAGTCGAGGGTGACCTCGACCTGACTACGGCGGACGGGCGGTTCCGCGCCGAGCTTTTGACCTCCCTCGCTACGTTCGAGGTGAACCGCAAGCGCGAACGGCAACTTCGCTCGAATGAATCTCGTGTAGCCGGGGGCCTCCCCGTCCCGGGTAAACGCCGGTTCGGGTTTGAGCCTGGCAACGTGATCGAGCGCACCGCTGAGGCTGACGCACTCCGCAAGGCGTACCGCGACCTGCTCGACGGGCGCAGCGTGCGGAGCATCGCTGCCGAGTGGGGCCGCCAGCCGGTGCGCGTGCGGACGATCCTCAGCAATCCGTCTAACGCGGGGTGGGTTGTCCGCGGTGGCGAACGGTTCGAGGCCGCTCCCGAGGTTGCTCGCATCATCGACCGCGAGACTTGGCAGGCCGCCCGCGACCTGTTGACGGATGAGGCCCGGAGGGTCAGTGCTGGCCCGGCCCGGAAGCACCTGCTGTCCGGCATCGCACGGTGTGAGTGTGGGGCAAAGATGCACAGCGCGAGCCGCTACTACCGATGCTCACGGGATGCCGACCACGCCTTGATCCGGCGTGAAGAGGTGGAGGACGAGGCCCGAACCTGGTTGTTCTTCTCGATCCTCAACGACCGCAGCGCCGAGCGCGTCGGCGCACCCGCGCCCCTCGCCGCCCGCCTGTCCGAGCTAGAAGACGAGCGCACCCGATGGACCGCAGTCGCAGCACTACCCGGCGCCGACCTCGCGCAGGTAACGAAGGAACTCTCCCGCATCGCCCAGGAAGCGGAGACGGCTTCGACCGAACTGGGGCGTGCCCGTGTGGACAGCGCAACCGCCGACCTCATCGAACGTGCCGAAGCATCACTGACCAGCATCCAGCCGCACGCCGAGGGCCTAGAGGTGAACGCCGCCCCGTTCTTCGAATTCTTCGACGGCCTCGAACTAGACCAGCAACGCACACTCATCGAAACCCGACTCACAATCACCGTTCGCGCAGGCCGCGGCGATGACCGGGTGACAGTACACAAGCGCGCTGAGTAG
- a CDS encoding metallophosphoesterase: MTRPLVTAALAPLGVAGAAAVGAAVWGVGIERYLFTVRYHAVRVLPPGAEPLRVLHVSDAHMAPWQHRKQEWMSRLVELAPDLVVNTGDNMGHRDGLVGVRTAFSSLRGVPGLVVHGSNDFQEPAPRNPLRYFLGPSGHLPAHKHLDIDALDRFFAVDLGWSILDDTAVSLEVKGTRITAFGVNDAHRNWDRPELIPPVLDTLDAADLRIGVMHAPYRRTLDTFTGLGADVLLAGHTHGGQVRVPFSRKALVSNCDLPLDQARGLSEWTYDGRTVPLNVSAGLGHSIYAPVRFACRPEATLLTLLPR; this comes from the coding sequence GTGACGCGCCCCCTGGTGACGGCCGCCCTCGCACCCCTCGGGGTCGCGGGGGCGGCCGCTGTCGGGGCAGCGGTGTGGGGAGTGGGCATCGAGCGGTATCTCTTCACCGTGCGCTATCACGCCGTCCGCGTGCTGCCGCCGGGTGCGGAGCCCCTCCGGGTACTGCACGTGTCCGACGCGCACATGGCTCCCTGGCAGCATCGCAAGCAGGAGTGGATGTCGAGGCTCGTCGAGCTGGCCCCCGACCTCGTCGTCAACACCGGCGACAACATGGGCCACCGCGACGGTCTCGTCGGGGTGCGCACCGCCTTCTCGTCGCTCCGCGGCGTTCCGGGTCTGGTCGTCCACGGATCCAACGACTTCCAGGAGCCCGCGCCCCGCAACCCGCTGCGGTACTTCCTCGGCCCCTCGGGCCACCTTCCCGCGCACAAGCACCTCGACATCGACGCGCTCGATCGCTTCTTCGCCGTGGATCTGGGATGGAGCATCCTCGACGACACGGCCGTCTCGCTCGAGGTGAAGGGCACGCGCATCACGGCGTTCGGTGTGAACGACGCCCACCGCAACTGGGATCGCCCCGAGCTCATCCCGCCCGTGCTCGACACCTTGGATGCCGCCGACCTCCGGATCGGCGTGATGCACGCGCCCTACCGGCGAACGCTCGACACGTTCACGGGTCTCGGCGCCGACGTCCTGCTCGCGGGCCACACGCACGGTGGCCAGGTGCGCGTGCCGTTCAGCCGCAAGGCGCTCGTCTCCAACTGCGACCTGCCGCTCGACCAGGCGCGCGGTCTGAGCGAGTGGACGTACGACGGGCGCACGGTGCCCCTCAACGTCAGCGCCGGCCTGGGGCACTCGATCTACGCCCCGGTGCGTTTCGCGTGCCGGCCCGAGGCGACACTGCTCACGCTGCTCCCCCGCTGA
- a CDS encoding transglycosylase domain-containing protein encodes MPENKRTASGALGGIVGLVGLSAVAGLLVTAAVTPAIAVSGAAASSAITIFDKMPSYLQPDELMEPTTLMAGDRVLAKFYDQNRSPVTFDQVNPVMYDAILSSEDPRYYQHGGVDLIGTTRALLSNASGGETQGGSSISQQYVKNVLVQRCELEARAVEPTDSDPGMTRDEALQKCALEAVQSEGTEGYQRKLQEMRYAIQLEKEYTKDQILLGYLNIANFGGTTYGIDAAARYYFNTPASQLSVSQSAILAGMVQNPNRFRIDRAEGSIFDNDGTAYNKQPDGSIDDVDQGTIQALYTLRDNGEITQEQLLNAADGYSETKGRQLYVLSRMEVDGKITHEQYVAAALEPISPVITPTSQGCASSAAPYFCQYVVSTILSDPAFGTDTDERVRALRQDGLTIQTTLDWRVQDAAQNAMNAYAPQSFDGMKFGSTVVNTESKTGRILAIAQNTKFTQDPGQAEADPSFNSVVFAGDSTNGGSIGFSAGSTFKLFTLVDWLEKGRSLNETLNGRMGPVPNMTNSCTGNYVNTNNDRINNFANNGGYVGTPMMFTRDSLNTGYLQMAAQLDLCDIAKTAKKLGVTRGDGTDITMQYANNVIGNDNVSPIAMAGAYATVANGGTLCQPKVIDKITDNKGADRAIPERTCSPALTPEIAATAAYALQGVMAGGGTGSQGNPRDGTPVLGKTGTHEGWQTWMIESSTNTTTAAWVGNYEGSEDLFRKYWGGRALSDIRYPLAADVQRSSDDFYGGDRFPDPASNLLRTVQRDLPNVVGQSIDSARSTLEGAGFRVSIGDPVDAEFGGDRVAAMNPGAGSAAAGSVITLSPGNGQGGTVPDVSGQPVSSARAAMLSAGFGTVSIGSCERDGNAPAEGRVASTSPSGGTSANKSTPVTLAIVAKDCP; translated from the coding sequence ATGCCCGAGAACAAACGTACGGCTAGCGGTGCCCTCGGCGGCATCGTCGGCCTCGTCGGCCTGAGCGCGGTCGCCGGACTCCTGGTCACCGCCGCCGTGACGCCGGCCATCGCCGTGTCCGGCGCCGCCGCCTCCAGCGCCATCACCATCTTCGACAAGATGCCGAGCTACCTGCAGCCCGACGAGCTCATGGAGCCGACGACGCTCATGGCCGGCGACCGGGTGCTGGCGAAGTTCTACGACCAGAACCGCTCCCCCGTCACGTTCGACCAGGTCAACCCGGTGATGTACGACGCGATCCTGTCGTCGGAAGACCCGCGGTACTACCAGCACGGCGGCGTCGACCTCATCGGCACCACCCGCGCGCTGCTGAGCAACGCCTCGGGCGGTGAGACGCAGGGTGGCTCGTCGATCAGCCAGCAGTACGTCAAGAACGTGCTCGTGCAGCGCTGCGAGCTCGAAGCCCGCGCCGTCGAGCCCACCGACAGCGACCCCGGCATGACGCGCGACGAGGCACTGCAGAAGTGCGCCCTCGAGGCCGTGCAGTCCGAGGGCACCGAGGGCTACCAGCGCAAGCTGCAGGAGATGCGCTACGCCATCCAGCTCGAGAAGGAGTACACGAAGGATCAGATCCTTCTGGGCTACCTGAACATCGCGAACTTCGGTGGCACCACGTACGGCATCGACGCCGCCGCGCGGTACTACTTCAACACCCCGGCCTCGCAGCTGAGCGTCAGCCAGTCGGCGATCCTCGCAGGCATGGTGCAGAACCCCAACCGCTTCCGCATCGACCGCGCCGAGGGGTCGATCTTCGACAACGATGGCACGGCGTACAACAAGCAGCCCGACGGCTCGATCGACGACGTCGATCAGGGCACGATCCAGGCGTTGTACACGCTGCGCGACAACGGCGAGATCACGCAGGAGCAGTTGCTCAACGCCGCCGACGGCTACAGCGAGACCAAGGGCCGACAGCTCTACGTGCTCAGCCGCATGGAGGTCGACGGCAAGATCACGCACGAGCAGTACGTGGCGGCCGCCCTCGAGCCGATCAGCCCGGTGATCACGCCCACCAGCCAGGGCTGCGCCTCGTCGGCCGCTCCGTACTTCTGCCAGTACGTCGTCTCGACGATCCTGAGCGACCCGGCCTTCGGCACCGACACCGACGAGCGCGTCCGCGCGCTGCGTCAGGACGGCCTCACGATCCAGACGACGCTCGACTGGCGGGTTCAGGATGCCGCGCAGAACGCGATGAACGCCTACGCGCCGCAGAGCTTCGACGGCATGAAGTTCGGTTCGACGGTCGTGAACACGGAGTCGAAGACCGGTCGCATCCTCGCGATCGCGCAGAACACGAAGTTCACGCAGGACCCGGGTCAGGCCGAGGCCGATCCGTCGTTCAACTCGGTCGTGTTCGCCGGTGACAGCACGAACGGCGGCTCGATCGGCTTCAGCGCGGGGTCGACGTTCAAGCTCTTCACGCTCGTGGACTGGCTCGAGAAGGGCCGCTCGCTCAACGAGACGCTGAACGGCCGCATGGGTCCGGTGCCGAACATGACCAACTCCTGCACCGGCAACTACGTCAACACGAACAACGACCGCATCAACAACTTCGCCAACAACGGCGGTTACGTGGGAACCCCCATGATGTTCACGCGCGACTCGCTGAACACCGGCTACCTGCAGATGGCCGCCCAGCTGGATCTCTGCGACATCGCCAAGACCGCGAAGAAGCTGGGCGTCACCCGGGGTGACGGCACCGACATCACGATGCAGTACGCCAACAACGTCATCGGAAACGACAACGTCTCGCCCATCGCCATGGCCGGCGCGTACGCGACCGTGGCGAACGGCGGCACGCTGTGCCAGCCCAAGGTCATCGACAAGATCACCGACAACAAGGGTGCTGACCGCGCGATCCCCGAGCGCACGTGCTCGCCCGCACTGACCCCCGAGATCGCGGCGACCGCGGCCTACGCCCTGCAGGGCGTCATGGCCGGCGGCGGCACCGGCTCGCAGGGCAACCCGCGCGACGGCACCCCGGTGCTCGGCAAGACGGGTACCCACGAGGGATGGCAGACCTGGATGATCGAGTCGTCGACCAACACGACGACCGCGGCCTGGGTCGGCAACTACGAGGGCAGCGAAGACCTGTTCCGCAAGTACTGGGGCGGGCGGGCGCTGTCCGACATCCGCTACCCGCTCGCCGCCGACGTCCAGCGCTCGTCCGACGACTTCTACGGCGGCGACCGGTTCCCCGACCCCGCCTCCAACCTGCTGCGCACCGTCCAGCGCGACCTGCCGAACGTCGTCGGTCAGAGCATCGACAGCGCCCGGTCCACCCTCGAAGGCGCCGGTTTCCGCGTCTCGATCGGCGACCCGGTCGACGCCGAGTTCGGCGGCGACCGCGTGGCCGCGATGAACCCCGGCGCGGGCTCGGCGGCCGCCGGGTCGGTCATCACGCTCAGCCCCGGCAACGGGCAGGGCGGCACCGTTCCCGACGTTTCCGGGCAGCCGGTCAGCTCCGCGCGTGCGGCGATGCTGTCGGCCGGGTTCGGAACCGTATCGATCGGGTCCTGTGAGCGGGACGGCAATGCGCCCGCAGAGGGACGCGTCGCCTCGACGAGCCCCTCCGGCGGTACCTCGGCGAACAAGAGCACCCCGGTGACGCTGGCCATCGTCGCCAAGGACTGCCCGTGA
- a CDS encoding DUF4177 domain-containing protein — translation MITWEYVTTPLLIHNTAAILNNWGKQGWELVQVVPGPEGGLVAYLKRPTGGGTANAGLGAAEQAARQFEGQQ, via the coding sequence ATGATCACGTGGGAGTACGTCACCACGCCGCTGTTGATCCACAACACCGCCGCGATCCTCAACAACTGGGGCAAGCAGGGCTGGGAGCTCGTGCAGGTCGTGCCCGGCCCCGAGGGTGGGCTCGTCGCCTACCTCAAGCGGCCCACGGGCGGCGGGACGGCCAACGCCGGTCTGGGCGCGGCCGAACAGGCCGCCCGCCAGTTCGAGGGCCAGCAGTGA
- a CDS encoding RidA family protein: protein MSVSQRLAELGVEVPAVVPPVASYIPAKRHGDLVYTSGQLPMVQGSLPATGKVGESAGLVSPADARSFARQCALNAIAAAAAVAGGVDNLTGVLKLTGFVASVPEFTGQPGVINGASEFLGEVFGEAGAHARSAVGVPVLPLDSPVEVEVVFTVV, encoded by the coding sequence GTGAGCGTCTCGCAGCGCCTGGCGGAGCTGGGCGTCGAGGTGCCCGCCGTCGTCCCGCCCGTGGCGTCCTACATTCCGGCCAAACGGCACGGCGACCTCGTCTACACCTCGGGCCAGTTGCCGATGGTGCAGGGATCGTTGCCGGCGACCGGCAAGGTGGGGGAGTCCGCCGGACTGGTGAGCCCCGCCGACGCTCGTTCCTTCGCCCGCCAGTGCGCGTTGAACGCGATCGCCGCGGCCGCCGCCGTGGCCGGCGGTGTCGACAATCTCACCGGTGTGCTCAAGCTCACCGGGTTCGTGGCATCCGTTCCCGAGTTCACCGGTCAGCCGGGAGTCATCAACGGGGCGAGCGAGTTCTTGGGCGAGGTGTTCGGCGAGGCCGGCGCGCACGCCCGCTCCGCCGTGGGCGTTCCCGTGCTGCCGCTCGACAGCCCCGTCGAGGTCGAGGTGGTCTTCACCGTCGTGTGA
- the acs gene encoding acetate--CoA ligase, translating to MSSQIDHLLNETRRFAPAASFAAQAVADRSLYERAAADREGFWADQARELHWHTPFTRVLDWSNPPFAEWFGDGELNVAYNCLDRHVEAGHGDRIALRWEGEPGDQRNVSYAELTDEVKRLANVLTELGVEQGDRVALYLPMIPEAIASMLAVARIGAVHSVVFGGFSADSLRARIDDAGAKVVITADGGWRKGKVSPLKPAVDQALADRNGSGIQETVEHVIVVKRGANEVDWTDDRDLWWHDVVPSASAEHEAQAFPAETPLFILYTSGTTGKPKGILHTSGGYLTQAAFTNRVVHDVHPETDVYWCTADIGWITGHTYVTYGPLANGATQLLYEGTPDTPHPGRWWELIEKHGVSVFYTAPTAIRSFMKIGRDVPQKFDLSSIRLLGSVGEPINPEAWIWYRDIIGAGEAPIVDTWWQTETGAIMISALPGVTEAKPGSAQVPIPGVSIAVVDEQGEKVGNGGGGLLVVTEPWPSMLRGIWGDPDRYRETYWDKFADKGYYFAGDGARLDDDGDVWLLGRVDDVMNVSGHRLSTAEIESALVGHEGVAEAAVVGASDETTGQAVVAFVIIKSRFLKQNPVEGLGDELRRWVGEQIGPIARPRDVYIVGELPKTRSGKIMRRLLRDVAEGREVGDTTTLADTAVMSVISAQVK from the coding sequence ATGAGCAGCCAGATCGACCATCTCCTCAACGAGACCCGCCGGTTCGCCCCGGCGGCGTCGTTCGCAGCGCAAGCCGTCGCGGATCGTAGCCTGTACGAGCGTGCCGCCGCGGATCGCGAGGGCTTCTGGGCGGACCAGGCTCGCGAGCTGCACTGGCACACTCCCTTCACCCGCGTGCTCGACTGGTCGAACCCGCCGTTCGCCGAGTGGTTCGGCGACGGCGAGCTGAATGTGGCCTACAACTGCCTCGACCGCCACGTCGAGGCCGGGCACGGCGACCGCATCGCCCTGCGCTGGGAGGGCGAGCCCGGCGACCAGCGCAACGTCAGCTACGCCGAGCTCACCGACGAGGTCAAACGCCTCGCCAACGTCCTCACCGAGCTCGGCGTGGAGCAGGGTGACCGCGTCGCGCTGTATCTGCCGATGATCCCCGAGGCGATTGCGTCGATGCTCGCCGTCGCCCGCATCGGCGCGGTGCACTCCGTCGTCTTCGGCGGATTCTCGGCCGACAGCCTGCGCGCCCGCATCGACGATGCCGGGGCGAAGGTCGTCATCACCGCCGACGGCGGGTGGCGCAAGGGCAAGGTGTCGCCCCTGAAGCCCGCGGTCGATCAGGCTCTCGCCGACCGCAACGGATCCGGCATCCAAGAGACCGTCGAACACGTGATCGTCGTGAAGCGCGGCGCGAACGAGGTCGATTGGACCGACGACCGCGACCTCTGGTGGCACGATGTCGTGCCGTCGGCATCGGCCGAGCACGAGGCGCAGGCATTCCCGGCAGAGACGCCCCTGTTCATCCTCTACACGTCGGGGACGACCGGTAAGCCGAAGGGCATCCTGCACACCTCCGGCGGGTATCTGACGCAGGCGGCCTTCACGAACCGCGTCGTGCACGACGTGCACCCCGAGACCGACGTGTACTGGTGCACCGCCGACATCGGGTGGATCACCGGCCACACGTACGTCACCTACGGTCCGCTCGCCAACGGCGCCACCCAGCTGCTGTACGAGGGCACCCCCGACACTCCGCACCCGGGCCGCTGGTGGGAGCTCATCGAGAAGCACGGTGTGAGCGTGTTCTACACCGCTCCGACCGCGATCCGTTCGTTCATGAAGATCGGGCGCGACGTCCCGCAGAAGTTCGACCTGTCGTCGATCCGGCTGCTCGGCTCCGTGGGCGAGCCCATCAACCCCGAGGCGTGGATCTGGTACCGCGACATCATCGGCGCCGGCGAGGCTCCGATCGTCGACACCTGGTGGCAGACCGAGACGGGCGCGATCATGATCTCGGCCCTGCCGGGCGTCACCGAAGCCAAGCCCGGATCGGCCCAGGTGCCGATCCCCGGCGTCTCGATCGCGGTCGTCGACGAGCAGGGCGAGAAGGTGGGCAATGGCGGAGGCGGTCTGCTCGTGGTCACCGAGCCGTGGCCGAGCATGCTGCGCGGCATCTGGGGCGACCCCGACCGCTACCGCGAGACCTACTGGGACAAGTTCGCCGACAAGGGGTACTACTTCGCGGGCGATGGCGCTCGGCTCGACGATGACGGCGACGTCTGGCTGCTCGGGCGCGTCGACGACGTCATGAACGTCTCGGGCCACCGCCTGTCGACCGCCGAGATCGAGTCGGCCCTGGTCGGCCACGAGGGCGTCGCCGAGGCGGCGGTGGTCGGTGCGTCCGACGAGACGACCGGGCAGGCGGTGGTGGCGTTCGTCATCATCAAGAGCCGCTTCCTCAAGCAGAACCCGGTGGAGGGCCTCGGAGACGAGCTGCGCAGGTGGGTGGGCGAGCAGATCGGTCCCATCGCGCGTCCCCGCGACGTGTACATCGTGGGCGAGCTGCCGAAGACGCGCTCGGGCAAGATCATGCGCCGGCTGCTCCGCGACGTCGCCGAGGGGCGCGAGGTGGGCGACACCACGACGCTCGCCGACACCGCCGTCATGAGCGTGATCAGCGCCCAGGTGAAGTGA
- a CDS encoding TadA family conjugal transfer-associated ATPase produces MSSVIPLHRPDPAEAPPVWDDPALAFLRPFLDDGSVTDLFVNGNRGLFIDRGRGIECVASWRASELEVRRLAVRLIALGGRHLDDASPCVDVRLERGVRVHAVLAPVAVGGTSISVRVPRWDAPDLVGLERGGMFTATQRARLEDMVDRRWNILISGATGAGKTTLLAALLGRVPAGERLITVEEVAELRPDHPHHVALEARQANLEGAGALTVARLVREALRMRPDRLVLGECRGEEVRDLLMALNTGHDGGAGTLHASSLRDVATRLEALGSLAGMDATTTGRQTASAIGAVVHVERRDGRRRVTGWGRPVLSDGRLRIDAEPW; encoded by the coding sequence GTGTCTTCCGTCATTCCCCTGCACCGGCCCGATCCCGCTGAAGCGCCCCCCGTCTGGGACGATCCGGCGTTGGCGTTCCTGCGGCCGTTCCTCGACGACGGGTCGGTGACCGATCTCTTCGTCAACGGAAACCGGGGACTCTTCATCGATCGAGGGCGCGGCATCGAATGCGTGGCGTCATGGCGCGCGAGCGAGCTCGAGGTCCGTCGGCTCGCGGTGCGTCTCATCGCGCTCGGCGGTCGCCACCTCGACGACGCGTCGCCCTGCGTCGACGTGCGGCTCGAACGCGGGGTCCGCGTACATGCCGTGCTCGCACCGGTCGCCGTGGGCGGAACGAGCATCTCGGTGCGGGTGCCGCGGTGGGACGCCCCCGATCTCGTCGGGCTCGAACGCGGGGGCATGTTCACCGCGACGCAGCGCGCGCGTCTGGAAGACATGGTCGATCGGCGGTGGAACATCCTCATCAGCGGCGCCACCGGGGCCGGCAAGACGACGTTGCTCGCCGCCCTGCTGGGGCGAGTCCCCGCCGGGGAACGTCTCATCACCGTCGAAGAGGTGGCCGAGCTGCGCCCGGATCACCCCCATCACGTCGCGCTCGAAGCCCGCCAGGCCAACCTCGAGGGTGCCGGGGCCCTAACCGTGGCCCGCCTCGTTCGCGAGGCGCTGCGCATGCGACCCGACCGCCTCGTTCTGGGGGAGTGCCGCGGAGAAGAGGTACGCGACCTGCTCATGGCGCTCAACACCGGCCACGACGGAGGCGCCGGCACGCTGCACGCGAGCAGCCTGCGCGACGTGGCGACGCGACTGGAGGCCCTGGGGTCGCTGGCGGGAATGGATGCCACCACCACCGGCAGGCAGACCGCGAGCGCCATCGGTGCCGTGGTGCACGTCGAACGTCGTGACGGACGCCGCCGGGTCACGGGATGGGGGCGCCCGGTGCTGAGCGACGGGCGACTACGCATCGATGCGGAGCCGTGGTGA